GAAAAAATACGAATCAAACCTAATTTTGTAGATGATATGGGTGTAGGCATAGAGCAAAGAAGTGGCTTTTTATATGTTGGCCGTTTGTCTCCAGAAAAAGGTGCTCGTATTTTTGCAAGCGCATTTAATGCAAAGCTGCATGGATGTTTGGCGGTCATGGGGGCTGGGGAGGAATCGGTTTATTTAACAGGTATTGAGCAGCTGAATTTGCTTGGCCCGCAGGCTCCACAAACTGTTAGAGATGCAATGCGTAAGAGTATCGCGCTGGTCTTACCGAGTATTTGTTATGAAAACATGCCGATGACCCTAGTAGAGGCTTATTCGTCAGGTTTGCCGGTTATTGCTAGTCGCTTAGGCCCTCTATGTGATTTGGTTACCGATGGTCATACTGGCCTGCTATTTAATGCCGGAGATGCAGCTGATCTTGCTGAGAAAATGGCTTGGGCATATAAGAACCCTGATGCTATGGCGCAAATGGGCCGAAATGCACGTACAAAATACTTAGCTGAATATACCGAAGATATTAATTATCAAATATTAATGAATATTTATGATGAGGCGATCGCTGCATGTCTGAAATAATTGATAGGCCCTTGGTGCTAAGGCAGACTACATCTGTTATTGGAGCATCTATTGATGTGCTGGACTGGGATACTGCTTTGCAGCGAATTAAGAGCTGGGGTAGTAGCCGCGAGTCTCGTTATATTTGTATATGTAATGCGCATTCTGTAGTGACCACTACCAATGATCCAGATTTTTATTCTGTAGTTAAAAATGCTGATATGGCAACATCAGATGGCGCACCTGTTGCTTGGTTAATGCGTAAAATGGGTAGCCATGAACAGCAGCGTATTAATGGCCCAGATTTGATGTGGAAATACTGCACAGAGGCTAACCGCCAAAATGATTGGCCGGCTATTTATTTATACGGTAGTAGTGAAGATACGTTAGGTATTTTGCAGCGTAAATTGAAGTCTGAATTCCCCGCTTTAAAAATTGTTGGTGCTTATTCACCTCCTTTTCGTGCTTTATCGCAGCAAGAAGAGTCGAATATTCTTCGTGATATTAATGATTCAGCTGCGGGTGTTGTGTGGGTTAGTCTGGGCTGTCCAAAACAAGAAAAATGGATGGCGGCGCATCGGGGTAAGATAAATGCGGTAATGATTGGTGTGGGGGCGGCATTTGATTATCATGCGGGCACTATTGTTCGTGCTCCGCTATGGATGCAGAATTCCGGATTAGAATGGCTGCATCGTTTATGCTCTGAACCGCGTAGGTTGTGGAAACGTTATTTTGTTACAAATACCATTTTTATTATTAAAGCGATTCGCCAGCTTATCAGTAAAAATTAATTATTTAATTGGGAGTATTTTAATAAATGAAAATCACAGTGATAGGCTCAGGCTATGTCGGTTTGGTCACCGGCACTTGTCTTGCTGAATATGGCAATGACGTGGTGTGCTTGGATGTAGATGCAAACAAGATTCGTATCTTGCAAGAAGGTGGTGTACCGATTTTTGAGCCTGGGCTTGAGGAAATGATCAAGCGTAATGTGTCCGCTGGGCGCTTACGCTTTACTACCGATATTAAAGAATCGGTCGAGCATGGCACGATTCAGTTTATTGCCGTGGGTACGCCGCCAGATGAAGATGGCTCGGCTGATTTAAAATACGTGGTAGCCGCAGCGCGCAGCATTGGCCGTTATATGCACGGCTATAAAGTGATTGTGGATAAGTCTACGGTGCCGGTGGGGACTGGGGATAAAGTTAGAGCGGCCATTAGTGATGAATTAGCTCAGCGTGGGGAGCAAACCAGCTTTGCCATTGTTTCTAATCCCGAGTTCTTAAAAGAAGGCGCTGCGATCGAAGATTTTATGCGCCCAGATCGTATTGTGATTGGCACGGATGATGATACTGCCAAAGATCTGATGAATTCTTTGTATGCGCCTTTTGTGCGGAACCATGATCGTATTTTATTTATGGATGTGCGCTCGGCTGAAATGACTAAATACGCTGCGAATGCCATGTTGGCAACGCGTATTTCATTTATGAATGAATTGGCTAATTTATCTGAAGTGATGGGGGCTGATATTGAGTTGGTTCGAAAGGGGATTGGTTCTGATCCACGCATTGGCTATCACTTTTTATATCCAGGCGTAGGTTATGGTGGATCGTGCTTTCCTAAAGACGTGCAGGCCTTACAGCGCACGGCGAATGAACATGGCATTAGTTTAAAAGTTTTAGATGCGGTTGAAAAAGCCAATCAAGCGCAGAAATCAGTCTTAGTAGATAAGATTGTTAAACGCTTTGGTAATGATTTAAAAGGTAAACATTTTGCACTGTGGGGCCTAGCGTTTAAACCCAATACCGATGATATGCGCGATGCGCCTAGCCGCGTGATTATTGAATACCTATTGAGCCATGGCGCAACGGTAGCTGCGCATGATCCGGTGGCTATTCACGAGGCACAACGTGTTATGCCAGATTGGCAAGGTTTAAGTTATGCTGATAGCCCAATGGCCGTATTACCGGATGCCGATGCACTAGTGATTGTGACAGAATGGAAAGCATTCCGTAGCCCAGATTTTGCCGATGTAAAAACTCAGCTTAAAAACCCATTGATATTTGATGGCCGTAATTTATACGACCCTAAAAAGATGGAAATAGCAGGCTTTGAGTATTATCCAATTGGGCGTCAGCAAGTAACACGATAAGCCGCGTGATAAATCGTCTTGTATGATCTTAGATTAAATAAGGCGGTTTTTTAGCGTTGTAAATATTATTTTGCAAGGTGATCGATAGCCGCATGGTGCTTGTCGGCAATACGCTGCGTGGTAATCAGCTCTTGGCTTATTTGCCTCCGTTATTTTATTTTTTAATAAAAATTTGATGGAATTTTCATGTCAATTACTCCTGTCATTCTGTGTGGCGGCTCTGGCAGCCGTATGTGGCCGTTATCGCGTGGTGGCTATCCTAAGCAATTTTTAAAATTGCACGGTGATCAAAGCCTGTTACAGCAAACCGCAACACGGCTGACTGGAATGGCGGATATTGCGGCACCATTGCTGATCAGCAATCAAGAGCATCGTTTTTTGGTGGCCGAACAATTACGTGCGGTGGGCATGGGGCATTCCCGTGTGGTGTTAGAGCCAGTGGGGCGCAATACTGCCCCAGCGGTGGCGGCTGCGGCGGTCATTGCGCTGGAAGACAACCCAGATGCGATGTTGCTGGTGTTGCCATCAGATCATGTGATTCAGTTTGGCGAGGTGTTTCAAGCCTTGGTGGCGCAAGCGGCTAACGTGGCAGCAAGCGGCAAATTGGTTACTTTTGGAATTACGCCTACCGAGCCTAACACTGGTTACGGCTATATTCGCCGTGGTGATAGCCTATCTGGCGATGCCTACGCAGTAGCGGCTTTTGTAGAAAAGCCTGATGCTGAGCGTGCTGCTGGCTTTGTGGCTTCTGGCGATTATTACTGGAATAGCGGCATGTTTATGTTCCGTGCGGATCTCTATGTGCGTGAGCTTGCCGCCTATCAGCCCGCGATGCTGACAGCGGTGCAAGCAGCCGTAGCCAAAGGCGTGCGCGATTTAGACTTCCTGCGTTTAGATGCGGATGAGTTTGCGCTGACTCCTGCGGATTCTATTGATTATGCGGTGATGGAAAAAACCCAGCACGCTGCGGTGATTACGGCGGCAGGCTTGGGTTGGAGCGATATTGGCTCGTGGTCGGCGCTGCGCGATGTTACTGAGCAAGATGAGGCGGGCAATAGCGTATTGGGTGATGTGATGCTTGATCGTGTTTCCGGTAGTTATATCCGCAGTGAAACGCGCATGATTGCGGCGATTGGCGTGCAAGATTTGGTGATTGTTGAAACCGCCGACGCGATTTTGGTGGCGCATAAAGATCATGTGCAGGATGTTAAAAAGATTGTTGAGCGCTTAAATAAGGCCGGACGTAGCGAATCGGTAACGCATCGCCGCGTGTATCGCCCTTGGGGTAGCTATGAAGGGATTGATGCCGGTTCGCGTTTCCAAGTGAAGCGGATTGTGGTTAATCCCGGCGCTTCTTTGAGCCTGCAAATGCACTATCACCGTGCCGAGCACTGGATTGTGGTGAAAGGTACGGCCAAGGTGGTGAATGGCGATCAGGTAATTTTACTTTCTGAAAACCAATCCACGTATATTCCATTGGGCACGACGCACCGCTTGGAAAACCCTGGCAAGATGCCGCTAGAGCTGATCGAAGTGCAGTCTGGTTCATACCTTGGTGAAGACGATATCGTGCGCTTTGAAGATGTTTATGGCCGAAGCAAATAAAGCATCAGCCAGCAGTCCGCTGACTTTTGCAGATTTTTTGCAGGTGGTGGAGCGTGCACCGTTGATCTCGATTGATCTGGTGGTACAAAACTCCTCAGGGCAAGCTCTATTGGGCTGGCGGACTAATCAACCTGCCTGCGATCACTGGTTTGTGCCAGGTGGGCGAGTGCTAAAAAATGAAACACTGGATGCGGCTTTTTTGCGCCTAACTCAAGCCGAGCTAGGCGTGGCCTTATCGCGTAGCGCAGGGCAATGGCTGGGCGTTTACGAGCACTTTTACGATAGCAATGCCGGCAGGCTGGATGGTTTTGGCACGCATTATGTGGTGCTTGCTTACACCCTGCAGCTAGATGAAGCTGACATGGCTTTGCCGCTGGGTGAGCAGCATTCTCGTTACCGCTGGGCCAGTAAAGTTGAAATTATTCAAGACACCGCTGTGCACCTGCATTCCCGCGCTTATTTTGAGTAGGCACATTGGTGATGTAAAACCTGAAAACCCAAATCCTGTGTGCTGCAAGGTTTGGGTTTTATTACTTCGAGCAAACAATGACTCATTTAACTTGTTTTAAAGCTTACGATATCCGAGGCAAGCTTGGCACTGAGCTGAATACCGATATCGCTTACCGCATCGGCCGTGCTTACGGCCAGTTGCTTAAACCTAAGCGTATTGCGCTAGGGGGGATGTCCGCCTGACCAGCGAAGAGCTGAAGTTGGCACTGGCCAACGGCCTGATGGATGCGGGCTGCGATGTCATTGATCTGGGAATGACCGGTACAGAGGAAGTCTACTTCGCCGCGTTTCATTTAGATGTGGATGGCGGGATTGAAGTCACCGCTAGCCACAATCCGTTGGATTACAACGGCATGAAGCTGGTAAAACGTGGCGCGGTACCGATTAGTGGTGATACCGGCCTGCGTGATATTCAAAAATTGGCCGAATCTGCTGATTTTGCCGCCGTGGCAGAGCGCGGTAGCATCAGCTCGCTATCGGTTCTGAATGCTTATATCGATCATTTAATGGGCTATGTGGATCTATCCGCCTTGCGCCCATTAAAGATTGTTTTGAACGCGGGTAATGGCGCTGCTGGGCATGTGGTGGATGCACTTGAAGCGCGTTTTGCTGCTGCAGGTGTGCCTGTTGAATTTATTAAAGTGCATAACCTGCCCGATGGTACTTTTCCAAATGGCATACCTAACCCGTTGTTACCAGAAAACCGTGCAGATACTGCGAATGCGGTGATTGCCCATACGGCAGATTTGGGGATTGCTTGGGATGGTGATTTTGATCGTTGCTTCTTGTTTGATGAGCGCGGTGATTTTATTGAAGGCTATTATATCGTTGGCCTATTGGCAGAGGCTTTCTTGCAAAAGAATCCCGGTCAAAACATCATTCACGATCCACGTTTAACTTGGAATACCGTGGATGTGGTGCAAGCCGCAGGTGGAGTGGCCATTCAAAGCAAAACGGGTCACGCGTTTATTAAAGAGCGCATGCGGCTAGAAGATGCGGTGTATGGCGGCGAAATGAGTGCTCATCATTATTTCCGCGATTTTGCCTACTGCGATAGTGGCATGATCCCGTGGTTATTAGTGATCGAGCTCATGAGCCGCCGCGAGCAAAAATTATCGGCCATGGTGGAGCAGCGTATAGCGGCCTACCCGTCTTCGGGTGAGATTAATCGCAAGCTGACCGATGCCAAAGCGGCGATTGCACGCGTTTGTGCGGTGTATCAGGCTGCTGCCTTGCTGGTGGATGAAACTGATGGGATAAGCATGGAGTTTGCTAATTGGCGCTTTAATCTGCGCTCTAGTAATACTGAGCCGGTAGTGCGCTTAAATGTAGAATCGCGCGCAGATATGGCTTTAATGCAGCAGCATACCGAGGCAATTTTGCGTCTTTTAGACGCTGAATAAGCGCTGGCGGGATGAAAAACGCCCCGAAGTGATTTCGGGGCGTTTTTTATGGCTTAAAAACGATTAAGCCGCTTTACGACGACGTGCTAGTAGGGCAACCAAGCCCAAACCCATCAGAGCATAGGTTTCTGGTTCTGGAACTGGCACTGCGTTTACTGTCAGAGTCCCTGTGCCTTTGTAGCCAGAAGTCGCTAGGCCATGAAAGCTAACAGTGTATGAACCTGCGGCTAATACAAAAGACATAATTGGGGTGATGATTTCTTTAGTGCCAGACAAATTGGTGTAAGACCCCAAGGAAAATGTAGTGATAGGGTTGTTTACCGATGTCAGCACGGCGCTCAGATTGTTGATTGTTGAGTCGCTAACTGCTGTTGGGCGAACTGACCACCAGCTAGTTAAAAGTGTTGCTTCAGTTAAATCAAAAGAAAACATTTTAGAAACGGCACCTTTCACTTGAAAAGTAGCCGCACCATCGCCGTCAGCATTAAAGCTAAATGGAACTGAAGGAATAGAAGTGATTGCCGCTTGAGATAAACCAGCGGCGAGGAAAAATGAAGTTGCAACTAACGTTTTAAGTAGTTTCATTAAAAACCCCTGTTTAATATTTGTCATTTATTGTTTGCTAAAATGGTACGGTTTAAAGCTTTTTGATTATACCCATTGGTTTTTTTGTTTAGGTTAAATAAGGTTGTTTTTTTATTAATTTTTTGTATTTTTTCAACAGTTTATCGTTTTTTTTGTAAGTTATAGTTTGAATGATTGTTAAATGATACTGATTGTGATGTTAGTAAATAATTATATAGTTGTATTGAGTTTTTAAATTAATTAAAAGCATTCAAAGTGGTTTTGTTGTTTTAAATATTTTCTGTGTTATTCAGGCATTCTTTTAAATAAGCAATTGCTTCTGCAGCTAATACGGCTTCTGCGGTAATACTAAATTCGATATGTGGTTCTTGATGTTGGGCGTTGCCATAAGAGGGTAGGCTGCTAAAGGCAACATGAGGATATCGCTGGGTAAAGTTTTGCATCTTGCCAATCAATTCACCTTCTCGTGCGTTGATCATAATGAAAGAGAGTGTTGTTTCTGGGCTGGTATCGATGTAATGCTGATCAAGGATCCAATCTAACATCGGCCATGCCATGCTAGGAAAGCCGGGTAGTAAATAATGTGTTTTTAAAAAACAGCCAGGTACTTGGTTAACCGGATTGGGGATAAGCTGGCTGCCTTCAGGAAAATAAGCCATTTGAATTCGATAAGGGTAAGCAGCTTCTGCAAAACGGTGGGTAATCAGCTCTGCGGCTTCTGGATGCAAGCTCAGTGGCAGCCTTAATGCTTGGGCAAAGGCTTGGCGCGTATGATCATCGGGTGTTGCGCCAATTCCGCCACATGAAATCACTTGATGGCCAGCACTTAGGCTCCGCTGAAAGGCCTCTGCCAAGACTTCTTTATTGTCTGGCAAGTAATAAGCAGCAGCAATTTTATGCCCTCTAGTTTTAAGTGTTTCCAGCATATGCGCAAAGTGTTTATCTTGACGGCGGCCAGCAAGAATTTCGTCACCAATAATAAAAAGATGAAATGTTGCCATGGTGTTTTTTCCTAAAAAAATAAGAGATATTTAAGGGGTATCTATGTTTGTGTATGCATACTGGGTATTTATGGGGCGTATTTTGGTATTTGTTTGAACTGTACATTTAATTATGCGGCTTAGATGCCCAATATTAGAGGGTTTACTACAAAATATTACTTTGTTCATATGCCGCGCTTGTTTATGATCAATCCTTTCGGAACCCATACTTAATATGCATCATTATCCTTCACCATTATTCGAGCAAAAAATTTGCCCACCCGAGCAATTAGTGGCTCGGCTTGCCTGCCTGCCAAGGCCTCTAGTCTTTACCAACGGCTGTTTTGATATTTTGCATCGCGGTCATGTTACCTGTTTGGCTCAGGCTCGCGCCTTAGGGGCGGGCTTGATGGTGGCCATTAATACCGATGCCTCAGTCAAAAGGCTAGGTAAGGGGGATGATCGCCCGATCAATTCAACATTGCAGCGTGCTGCTGTGTTAGCTGCTTTAGAATGCGTTAGCATAGTGACTTGGTTTGATACCGATACCCCGCTTGAGCTGATCTTAGCGGTGCGCCCTGATGTGTTAGTGAAGGGCGGCGATTGGGCGCCGGAGCAAATTGTGGGGAGCCAGCAGGTGCTCGCTTGGGGGGGCAACGTGCATTCCATCCCCTTTTTATTTGCAACTTCCACCACCGAAACCATTAAGCGGATACGCCAAAACTGATGAGCACACGTAATAATTTATTAATTGATTTTATTAATGACCTGAGTGATCAGGGCTATTTAAATCCTATATTTTTTGCGCAAATTGGCCTAATTGTATTAGCGCTGGGGGTATCGTGGTGGGTGAATCGCACGGTAAAAAATAGAGTTAATCCTGATCAAAATAGCTGGCATTGGAGGCTGGGCGGGGAGGGCTTATTACGCGCGCTTTTCCCTTTAAATGCCTATTTATTGGTGATGTTATCTGGCGCATTGCTCAAGGTATGGTATGCGCATCCGCTTAAATTAATTGCGCTGGCTAGTGTCTTATTATTGGCAATGGCCAATATTCGTATTCTGGTTTACGTGATTCGCCGTGTGTTTGATGGCGCAGCGTGGGTTATGCGCTGGGAAAAATATATTGCAGGTTTAATTTGGGTTATTTATGCCTTGCATGTGCTAGGTATTTTGCCAGAAGTGGCCGAAGTATTAGATGAAATTAGTTTACCGATTGGTAAAGCGCATATCTCTGTTTTAACCATTAGTCAGGGGTTGTTTTCGGTTGCGGCTACTTTGCTGATTGCCATGTGGATTGGGCGCGAGCTAGAGCGGCGTTTGATGTCCAGCCAAATGATGGATATGAATGTTCGAGTAGTTTTATCCAAAATATCTAGCATCCTGCTGTTGATTTTTGCGATTGTAATTGCTCTGCCACTAGTAGGAATTGATCTCACTGTATTGTCGGTTTTTGGTGGTGCAGTGGGGGTGGGTTTGGGTTTTGGCCTACAAAAAATTGCATCAAATTATTTATCTGGTTTTATTATTTTGCTAGATCGCTCGATCAAAATTGGCGATTTAGTACAGATTGATAATCGCCTAGGTACCATCAGCAGTATTACGGCACGCTATGTGGTTTTGAAATCAGCCGATGGCACTGAGGCTTTGGTGCCAAATGACACCTTAATTACCTCTACCGTGGTGAATCAATCGTATAACGACAAATCGATTTGGACCTCGCTACCGATTCAAGTGGCATACGGTACGGATCTAGATTTTGTTTTAGGATTACTGCGTTCGGTGACGGAAGGCGAGGCCCGTATTCTGACTGAGCCAGCTCCGGGGGCATTTGTTTCCGCCTTTGCAGATAGCGGTATTAATTTAATTTTAGGCTTTTGGCTGGCCGATCCTGAAAATGGCCAGCTTTCTTTGCGATCTAGTCTAAATCTAAAGATATGGCGATTATTTCAAGAGCATAAAATTGAAATTCCATATCCACGTCGAGAAGTCACGCTACTTAATCCAGCGGTAATGCAGCCGCCGATTGATGCCGCCTGATTGTTAAGTCTTGCGTAGAATCCACCCTTACAGAAAATAACACAGGCTTATAGCCGTGCTGGAGAAATGAGATGACTTGGCTAAACGGCCTAATTGAGCTGCCTTGGTGGGGCTATATCGTGCTGACACTGGTGTTAACCCATATCACCATTGCCTCGGTAACAATTTTTTTACACCGCCATCAGGCTCACCGCGCTTTAGATTTACAC
This genomic interval from Iodobacter fluviatilis contains the following:
- a CDS encoding GDP-mannose mannosyl hydrolase, whose product is MAEANKASASSPLTFADFLQVVERAPLISIDLVVQNSSGQALLGWRTNQPACDHWFVPGGRVLKNETLDAAFLRLTQAELGVALSRSAGQWLGVYEHFYDSNAGRLDGFGTHYVVLAYTLQLDEADMALPLGEQHSRYRWASKVEIIQDTAVHLHSRAYFE
- a CDS encoding competence/damage-inducible protein A; protein product: MATFHLFIIGDEILAGRRQDKHFAHMLETLKTRGHKIAAAYYLPDNKEVLAEAFQRSLSAGHQVISCGGIGATPDDHTRQAFAQALRLPLSLHPEAAELITHRFAEAAYPYRIQMAYFPEGSQLIPNPVNQVPGCFLKTHYLLPGFPSMAWPMLDWILDQHYIDTSPETTLSFIMINAREGELIGKMQNFTQRYPHVAFSSLPSYGNAQHQEPHIEFSITAEAVLAAEAIAYLKECLNNTENI
- a CDS encoding adenylyltransferase/cytidyltransferase family protein, yielding MHHYPSPLFEQKICPPEQLVARLACLPRPLVFTNGCFDILHRGHVTCLAQARALGAGLMVAINTDASVKRLGKGDDRPINSTLQRAAVLAALECVSIVTWFDTDTPLELILAVRPDVLVKGGDWAPEQIVGSQQVLAWGGNVHSIPFLFATSTTETIKRIRQN
- a CDS encoding FxDxF family PEP-CTERM protein, with the translated sequence MKLLKTLVATSFFLAAGLSQAAITSIPSVPFSFNADGDGAATFQVKGAVSKMFSFDLTEATLLTSWWSVRPTAVSDSTINNLSAVLTSVNNPITTFSLGSYTNLSGTKEIITPIMSFVLAAGSYTVSFHGLATSGYKGTGTLTVNAVPVPEPETYALMGLGLVALLARRRKAA
- a CDS encoding glycosyltransferase family 4 protein, which gives rise to MISVLMVHNAYQQTGGEDSVVANEISLLKKHGHDVEVYFRHNDEIANQSKLSLLTQTMWSKKTYSESLDLLKKIKPDIIHVHNTFPLVSPSLYWAAQKLNVPLVQTLHNFRLLCPQATFLRNGRVCDDCVGKVPWRGVMHRCYRGSLVQTAVLSGMLTIHRSLSTYKNRVDRYIALNEFCKNKYIQGGIPSEKIRIKPNFVDDMGVGIEQRSGFLYVGRLSPEKGARIFASAFNAKLHGCLAVMGAGEESVYLTGIEQLNLLGPQAPQTVRDAMRKSIALVLPSICYENMPMTLVEAYSSGLPVIASRLGPLCDLVTDGHTGLLFNAGDAADLAEKMAWAYKNPDAMAQMGRNARTKYLAEYTEDINYQILMNIYDEAIAACLK
- a CDS encoding mechanosensitive ion channel domain-containing protein, which encodes MSTRNNLLIDFINDLSDQGYLNPIFFAQIGLIVLALGVSWWVNRTVKNRVNPDQNSWHWRLGGEGLLRALFPLNAYLLVMLSGALLKVWYAHPLKLIALASVLLLAMANIRILVYVIRRVFDGAAWVMRWEKYIAGLIWVIYALHVLGILPEVAEVLDEISLPIGKAHISVLTISQGLFSVAATLLIAMWIGRELERRLMSSQMMDMNVRVVLSKISSILLLIFAIVIALPLVGIDLTVLSVFGGAVGVGLGFGLQKIASNYLSGFIILLDRSIKIGDLVQIDNRLGTISSITARYVVLKSADGTEALVPNDTLITSTVVNQSYNDKSIWTSLPIQVAYGTDLDFVLGLLRSVTEGEARILTEPAPGAFVSAFADSGINLILGFWLADPENGQLSLRSSLNLKIWRLFQEHKIEIPYPRREVTLLNPAVMQPPIDAA
- a CDS encoding WecB/TagA/CpsF family glycosyltransferase, with translation MSEIIDRPLVLRQTTSVIGASIDVLDWDTALQRIKSWGSSRESRYICICNAHSVVTTTNDPDFYSVVKNADMATSDGAPVAWLMRKMGSHEQQRINGPDLMWKYCTEANRQNDWPAIYLYGSSEDTLGILQRKLKSEFPALKIVGAYSPPFRALSQQEESNILRDINDSAAGVVWVSLGCPKQEKWMAAHRGKINAVMIGVGAAFDYHAGTIVRAPLWMQNSGLEWLHRLCSEPRRLWKRYFVTNTIFIIKAIRQLISKN
- a CDS encoding mannose-1-phosphate guanylyltransferase/mannose-6-phosphate isomerase, which codes for MSITPVILCGGSGSRMWPLSRGGYPKQFLKLHGDQSLLQQTATRLTGMADIAAPLLISNQEHRFLVAEQLRAVGMGHSRVVLEPVGRNTAPAVAAAAVIALEDNPDAMLLVLPSDHVIQFGEVFQALVAQAANVAASGKLVTFGITPTEPNTGYGYIRRGDSLSGDAYAVAAFVEKPDAERAAGFVASGDYYWNSGMFMFRADLYVRELAAYQPAMLTAVQAAVAKGVRDLDFLRLDADEFALTPADSIDYAVMEKTQHAAVITAAGLGWSDIGSWSALRDVTEQDEAGNSVLGDVMLDRVSGSYIRSETRMIAAIGVQDLVIVETADAILVAHKDHVQDVKKIVERLNKAGRSESVTHRRVYRPWGSYEGIDAGSRFQVKRIVVNPGASLSLQMHYHRAEHWIVVKGTAKVVNGDQVILLSENQSTYIPLGTTHRLENPGKMPLELIEVQSGSYLGEDDIVRFEDVYGRSK
- a CDS encoding UDP-glucose dehydrogenase family protein; this translates as MKITVIGSGYVGLVTGTCLAEYGNDVVCLDVDANKIRILQEGGVPIFEPGLEEMIKRNVSAGRLRFTTDIKESVEHGTIQFIAVGTPPDEDGSADLKYVVAAARSIGRYMHGYKVIVDKSTVPVGTGDKVRAAISDELAQRGEQTSFAIVSNPEFLKEGAAIEDFMRPDRIVIGTDDDTAKDLMNSLYAPFVRNHDRILFMDVRSAEMTKYAANAMLATRISFMNELANLSEVMGADIELVRKGIGSDPRIGYHFLYPGVGYGGSCFPKDVQALQRTANEHGISLKVLDAVEKANQAQKSVLVDKIVKRFGNDLKGKHFALWGLAFKPNTDDMRDAPSRVIIEYLLSHGATVAAHDPVAIHEAQRVMPDWQGLSYADSPMAVLPDADALVIVTEWKAFRSPDFADVKTQLKNPLIFDGRNLYDPKKMEIAGFEYYPIGRQQVTR